A single window of Chloracidobacterium thermophilum B DNA harbors:
- a CDS encoding WD40/YVTN/BNR-like repeat-containing protein: MKLVALGALLAVFFAGCFATGQVVSAALETPAPVLTPALLEQTEWKVTGPFGGTVRALAQDPTNPKRMFIGTADGQIYTTVDGAQTWRWLPTFNRPQYIIESIVIDPTATDTLYAAVWVLENDREGGVYKSTDGGQTWRAVLSGESVRAFAMAPGNASVLVAGTLNGAFRSTDGGETWARLSPAGHPGIRNIESVAIDPRSADTVYVGTWYLPWKTTDGGKNWTFIHGETSKLIEDSDIFSIAIDTFDPDRVYCSACSGIYRSLDGGRNWTKFKGIPSSARRTHVIFPHPTREKEIFAGTTEGLWHTTDGGETWRQILPTTTTINEIRIHPSAPQRVIVGTENRGVLISEDGGNTFQAYNHGFVTRRVSGLLADSMQRGRLFASVMFNGAEGGVYVSNDFGQTWYSSSQGLGARDVYGLHAPAGDSRRLYAATSDGVFVTENGGKLWQPANPPATWRPTPVVPGGRRPVAAPAAPSARPSAKGPAKGRRTAARSSASRTILRQRLKGHVVELVSTADGWLYAAAWDGLFRTDNPVKGWEKVSLGAYRGRVFSVAVSPQSSEVILAGISDGMLVSQDGGATWQRADLPMKAFKDATCVQEIAFHPRRPETIFVGTRRTAYVSFDGGKSWERLARGIGFGDIAVIRFNPRQADEVLIGDAQGGGLYLSVNGGQLFHRLDQRAVLPGHRMWAAAFDVFAPGRIYAGSVTSGVMVVTLPGLSPTASVR, from the coding sequence ATGAAGTTAGTCGCTTTGGGGGCACTTCTCGCCGTGTTTTTCGCCGGTTGTTTTGCCACGGGCCAGGTTGTTTCTGCGGCGCTGGAAACGCCAGCGCCGGTGCTGACGCCAGCGCTGCTTGAGCAAACCGAGTGGAAAGTCACCGGCCCCTTTGGCGGTACGGTGCGCGCCCTGGCGCAGGACCCGACCAATCCCAAGCGGATGTTCATCGGAACGGCCGATGGACAAATCTACACAACGGTGGACGGCGCGCAGACCTGGCGCTGGCTGCCGACCTTCAACCGCCCGCAGTACATCATCGAAAGTATCGTGATTGACCCGACGGCAACCGACACGCTGTATGCCGCCGTGTGGGTGCTTGAAAATGACCGCGAGGGCGGGGTGTACAAGTCCACGGACGGCGGGCAGACCTGGCGGGCGGTGTTGAGCGGAGAATCCGTCCGCGCCTTTGCCATGGCTCCGGGCAACGCCAGTGTGCTGGTGGCCGGAACCCTGAATGGCGCATTTCGTTCGACGGATGGTGGGGAGACATGGGCGCGGCTGTCACCGGCCGGACACCCTGGCATTCGGAACATCGAATCCGTCGCCATTGACCCGCGCAGCGCCGACACGGTCTATGTCGGCACCTGGTATCTGCCGTGGAAGACGACCGACGGCGGCAAGAACTGGACCTTTATCCACGGCGAGACCTCAAAGCTCATCGAAGACTCTGACATTTTCAGCATCGCCATTGACACCTTTGATCCCGACCGTGTGTATTGCAGCGCCTGTAGCGGCATCTACCGCAGTCTTGACGGAGGGCGCAACTGGACGAAGTTCAAGGGAATCCCCTCCAGCGCCCGCCGGACGCACGTCATTTTTCCGCATCCCACCCGCGAAAAAGAAATCTTCGCCGGTACGACCGAGGGACTCTGGCACACGACCGATGGCGGTGAGACGTGGCGGCAGATTCTGCCCACGACGACGACCATCAACGAAATCCGCATTCATCCGTCTGCGCCCCAGCGGGTCATCGTCGGCACGGAGAACCGGGGCGTCCTCATCAGTGAAGACGGGGGGAACACCTTTCAGGCGTACAATCACGGCTTTGTGACGCGCCGCGTGTCGGGGCTGCTGGCCGACAGCATGCAGCGCGGACGGTTGTTTGCCTCCGTGATGTTCAACGGTGCGGAAGGCGGCGTCTATGTCTCCAATGATTTCGGTCAGACCTGGTATTCCTCCTCGCAGGGGCTTGGCGCACGGGATGTCTATGGCCTGCACGCGCCAGCGGGTGATTCACGCCGTCTGTATGCCGCAACGAGCGATGGGGTGTTTGTGACGGAAAATGGCGGAAAGCTCTGGCAGCCGGCCAACCCGCCGGCCACCTGGCGCCCGACGCCTGTCGTGCCCGGCGGAAGACGACCGGTGGCCGCACCAGCCGCACCGAGCGCCCGGCCGTCTGCCAAAGGCCCTGCCAAAGGCCGCCGCACCGCCGCCCGCTCCTCTGCATCCCGAACCATTCTGCGGCAACGGTTGAAGGGGCACGTCGTGGAACTGGTTTCGACTGCTGACGGCTGGCTCTATGCCGCTGCCTGGGATGGTCTGTTCCGAACGGACAACCCGGTCAAGGGATGGGAAAAGGTCAGCTTGGGCGCATACCGCGGACGTGTCTTTTCGGTGGCCGTGTCGCCCCAGTCGTCAGAGGTCATTCTGGCCGGTATCTCGGATGGGATGCTTGTGAGCCAGGATGGGGGCGCGACGTGGCAGCGGGCCGACCTGCCGATGAAAGCGTTCAAGGATGCCACATGCGTGCAGGAGATTGCCTTTCACCCACGCCGACCGGAAACCATATTCGTCGGGACACGGCGGACGGCCTATGTCAGCTTTGACGGCGGCAAATCCTGGGAGCGGCTGGCGCGCGGCATCGGCTTTGGTGACATTGCCGTGATCCGGTTCAACCCGCGCCAGGCGGATGAGGTTCTGATTGGTGATGCCCAAGGCGGGGGGCTGTATCTTTCGGTCAATGGCGGGCAGCTTTTCCACCGCCTCGACCAGCGGGCCGTGTTGCCGGGACATCGGATGTGGGCGGCGGCTTTCGATGTGTTCGCGCCGGGGCGCATCTATGCCGGCTCGGTCACTTCGGGGGTGATGGTTGTGACCCTTCCCGGACTCTCTCCGACCGCCTCAGTGCGTTAG
- a CDS encoding ABC transporter permease encodes MKQISTVALNTFRESVRDKVLYNLVVAVLILIAASLFIGELSINQEHKAIVDLGLSTLLLFGYMIAVFIGTGLVYKEIERRTIYTVLSKPLHRYEFILGKFFGLSLTLLVNCTVMLIALIVALFYVRRPTDPSPFSIIPAAFLLYIELLLATALALLFSSFTTPALATLFSIVSYLTCNFTPDLKLFADVLNVEVYPSLRIMQMVLWALYYLLPNLHNFNFIARTAHGIPITGSQMALSCLYGVVYLSILLSLTLYIFERRNFK; translated from the coding sequence ATGAAGCAGATTTCCACGGTGGCGCTCAACACCTTTCGGGAGTCCGTACGTGACAAAGTGCTCTACAACCTGGTTGTGGCCGTCCTGATTCTCATTGCGGCGTCGTTGTTCATAGGAGAGTTGTCCATCAATCAGGAACACAAGGCCATCGTGGACCTGGGACTGAGCACATTGCTGCTGTTCGGCTACATGATTGCTGTCTTTATTGGCACCGGGCTGGTGTACAAGGAAATCGAGCGGCGCACGATTTACACGGTTCTGTCCAAACCGCTGCACCGCTACGAGTTCATTCTGGGCAAGTTTTTCGGCCTGTCACTGACGCTGCTCGTCAACTGCACCGTCATGCTCATCGCCCTGATCGTGGCGCTGTTTTATGTCCGCCGCCCGACCGATCCTTCTCCGTTCAGCATCATTCCGGCGGCTTTTCTGCTTTACATCGAACTCCTGCTGGCAACGGCCCTGGCGCTGCTCTTTTCGTCGTTCACAACACCGGCGCTGGCCACCCTGTTCAGCATCGTCAGCTACCTGACTTGCAACTTCACCCCGGACCTTAAGCTCTTTGCCGATGTTCTGAACGTCGAGGTTTACCCCTCACTGCGGATCATGCAGATGGTGCTGTGGGCGCTGTACTACCTGCTACCCAACCTGCACAACTTCAACTTCATCGCGCGCACGGCCCACGGAATTCCCATTACGGGCAGCCAGATGGCCCTCAGTTGCCTGTATGGTGTTGTGTACCTCAGCATTTTGCTCTCTCTGACGCTCTACATTTTTGAGCGCCGCAACTTCAAATAA
- the folP gene encoding dihydropteroate synthase — translation MTSPDTATGLAVVARQPYTWQLRRGGLTLGATTRLMGIINVTPDSFSDGGRYTTVEAALAQAQRLVAEGADILDIGGESTRPGAQTVDEAEEMARVIPVIEAVAQAVDVPLSIDTYKASVAEAALAAGAVIVNDISGFRFDDRMPEVIARHGAGVVVMHSRGTPGALHGLPPVADILADVTAGFEHSLEVARTAGIGLDSIVFDPGLGFGKTLEDNLLLLGTLPRLAALGRPLLVGPSRKSFIGRVTGKADPSDRLLGTAASVALAIAGGAHIVRVHDVAAMRECAALVDAVRNTVFPNSEPV, via the coding sequence ATGACATCTCCTGATACGGCAACTGGTCTGGCGGTCGTGGCGCGGCAGCCTTACACTTGGCAGCTTCGCCGGGGCGGCCTGACGCTGGGTGCCACAACCCGCCTGATGGGCATCATCAACGTCACGCCGGATTCGTTTTCCGACGGTGGACGCTACACCACGGTCGAAGCTGCCCTGGCCCAGGCGCAACGGCTTGTCGCCGAAGGGGCTGACATCCTTGACATCGGCGGGGAATCCACCCGCCCCGGCGCGCAAACGGTGGACGAGGCTGAGGAAATGGCGCGGGTCATTCCCGTGATCGAGGCTGTGGCCCAGGCTGTGGACGTGCCGCTTTCAATCGACACCTACAAGGCTTCCGTTGCCGAAGCCGCGCTGGCGGCCGGCGCCGTGATTGTCAACGACATTTCGGGCTTTCGTTTCGATGACCGCATGCCAGAAGTCATTGCGCGGCACGGCGCTGGCGTCGTGGTGATGCACAGTCGCGGCACGCCCGGCGCTCTGCACGGTTTGCCTCCGGTGGCGGACATTCTGGCGGATGTCACGGCTGGCTTTGAGCACAGCCTGGAGGTTGCCCGCACAGCCGGCATCGGGTTGGACAGCATCGTGTTCGACCCCGGACTGGGTTTTGGCAAGACCCTCGAAGACAACCTGTTGCTGCTTGGTACGCTACCGCGTCTGGCGGCGCTGGGGCGGCCGCTGCTCGTCGGGCCTTCACGCAAGTCCTTCATCGGCAGGGTGACAGGCAAAGCTGACCCCTCCGACCGGCTTCTGGGAACTGCCGCCAGTGTGGCTTTGGCGATTGCCGGTGGCGCGCATATCGTCCGCGTCCACGACGTAGCCGCCATGCGCGAATGTGCGGCGCTGGTGGATGCCGTCCGCAACACTGTTTTTCCAAACAGCGAACCGGTGTGA
- a CDS encoding tetratricopeptide repeat protein yields the protein METTGASRTAPERWRAYLYWGVVFIGLASLYPLQVRLDATFSRNRAIEETLYVQSGEMVRRLSFGFEGVVSDLYWIRTVQYFGRKLGGGLTGEGAVDFSKLSREDMPLLEPLLDITTTVDPHFTAAYRTGAIFLAEFDYDAALALLRKGIAAHTDRKNLFRMWSDYGAICWRAKRYEECAEAYERASALAISPSDRDWTAVMVGAAKTRGGDRRTSYLLFQKLRDEAEHEGARLSAEWRLQQLTSLDERDFMERMIARFRETYRRNPASFAELYPLLVAHRDEAYDTLGRPLALFHEDFEKRFRRYDRAPLDPSGVPYRYDPVRGCVGLNSNSSVARDLEERCP from the coding sequence ATGGAAACGACAGGCGCATCCCGGACCGCCCCTGAACGGTGGCGGGCCTATCTCTACTGGGGCGTTGTCTTCATTGGTCTGGCCAGCCTCTATCCCCTGCAGGTGCGGCTCGACGCCACCTTCAGCCGAAACCGCGCCATCGAGGAAACGCTCTATGTGCAGTCGGGCGAGATGGTACGCCGGCTGTCATTCGGTTTCGAGGGCGTGGTTTCTGACCTCTACTGGATTCGTACTGTCCAGTATTTCGGGCGCAAGCTCGGCGGCGGATTGACCGGCGAAGGAGCCGTGGACTTTTCAAAACTTTCCCGCGAGGACATGCCTTTGCTGGAACCGCTGCTCGACATCACCACGACGGTTGACCCGCATTTCACGGCAGCCTACCGGACAGGGGCGATTTTCCTTGCCGAGTTTGACTACGATGCGGCGCTGGCGCTTCTGCGCAAGGGCATTGCCGCACATACGGATCGGAAAAACCTGTTTCGGATGTGGTCAGACTATGGGGCTATTTGCTGGCGGGCCAAACGCTACGAGGAATGCGCCGAAGCCTATGAGCGGGCTTCGGCACTGGCCATCAGCCCCAGCGACCGGGACTGGACAGCCGTCATGGTCGGCGCGGCCAAAACCCGTGGGGGCGACCGCCGGACATCCTACCTGCTGTTTCAGAAGCTGCGCGACGAAGCTGAACACGAAGGCGCACGCCTGAGTGCCGAATGGCGGCTGCAACAACTCACCTCACTCGATGAACGCGATTTCATGGAACGGATGATTGCGCGTTTCCGCGAAACCTACCGGCGCAACCCGGCCAGTTTTGCCGAACTGTATCCGCTCCTGGTGGCGCACCGGGACGAAGCCTACGACACGCTGGGGCGGCCGCTGGCGCTGTTTCACGAAGATTTTGAAAAACGCTTCCGGCGTTATGACCGGGCGCCACTTGACCCCAGCGGCGTCCCCTACCGCTACGACCCGGTGCGGGGCTGCGTCGGATTGAACAGCAACTCAAGCGTTGCCCGCGATCTGGAAGAACGCTGCCCGTAG
- a CDS encoding HD domain-containing phosphohydrolase, with the protein MEQHVGKAWGTLKYRDAAGKEATAMLNKPVFRIGRLADNDLQIDDPYVSRLHVELRFDGVHATLVDRSSTGATYVNDQRVSEAQLRSGDRLALGRKLAGTEIVFEYANQGAKPSEAAEPHQVMSVIDHSQTRYLNTSLIRATQLTNAATVNRLKALYEITSAILAVTTREELAEKLLTLLFDVLPAERGVILLADPKDNTLRQQAARLRNGDAAQVSPSQTIVRRVYEGNVAELCLDARNDARFASQQSIIFQSIRSVMCAPISSASRTWGVCYLDNLTTRKTFEDEELEFLMAVSRQAGLALENIYLLEEQKITFQSFVTTLAASIDARDDLTAGHSARVARYSRSIAKYMNLPEGERRRIYYAGLLHDYGKIGTREAILCKPGKLTPEEYAHMRDHAKNTYDILSKIHFTRDMQDLPLIAAGHHENLDGSGYPFGLKGDQIPLGARIIAVADFFDALTHKRHYREPMPIEEVLELIDESTGTKFDPQVVAALKEFVRQEFIPNQRKRAEAEARRAQISQTPESGHVTGDTTLPVMPPETVMSPETVSMDPVPL; encoded by the coding sequence ATGGAGCAGCACGTCGGTAAGGCTTGGGGAACGCTGAAGTACCGGGACGCCGCAGGAAAAGAAGCGACGGCCATGCTGAACAAACCGGTTTTCCGCATTGGTCGTCTTGCAGACAACGACTTGCAGATTGATGACCCTTACGTATCCCGCCTGCATGTCGAGCTGCGCTTCGATGGTGTGCATGCGACGTTGGTGGACCGGAGCAGCACCGGCGCAACGTACGTCAACGACCAGCGCGTTTCGGAAGCGCAACTGCGCAGCGGCGACCGGCTCGCACTGGGGCGCAAGCTCGCCGGGACGGAAATCGTCTTCGAGTATGCCAACCAGGGGGCAAAGCCGTCTGAAGCAGCCGAGCCACACCAGGTGATGTCGGTCATTGACCACTCCCAGACGCGCTACCTCAATACGTCTCTCATCCGGGCAACCCAACTGACCAATGCCGCGACCGTCAATCGCCTGAAGGCACTCTACGAGATTACGAGCGCAATTCTGGCCGTGACGACCCGTGAGGAACTGGCTGAAAAGCTTCTGACCCTGCTGTTTGACGTATTGCCAGCCGAACGGGGCGTCATTCTGCTGGCCGACCCGAAAGACAATACCCTGCGCCAGCAGGCGGCACGGCTGCGCAACGGCGATGCCGCCCAGGTTTCTCCAAGCCAGACAATTGTGCGCCGGGTCTATGAGGGCAACGTCGCGGAACTGTGCCTCGATGCCCGCAACGATGCCCGCTTTGCCAGCCAGCAAAGCATCATTTTCCAGTCCATCCGCTCGGTGATGTGCGCCCCGATCAGTTCGGCAAGCCGTACCTGGGGCGTGTGCTATCTCGACAACCTGACGACCAGGAAAACCTTTGAAGATGAGGAACTGGAGTTTCTGATGGCGGTTTCCCGGCAGGCCGGGCTGGCGCTGGAAAACATCTACCTGCTGGAGGAACAGAAAATCACCTTCCAGAGCTTCGTGACGACGTTGGCGGCATCCATTGACGCCCGTGATGACCTGACGGCCGGACACTCGGCGCGGGTGGCGCGGTACTCGCGCTCGATTGCGAAGTATATGAACCTGCCGGAAGGCGAGCGCCGCCGGATTTACTACGCTGGCTTGCTGCACGACTACGGCAAGATCGGGACGCGCGAGGCCATTCTCTGTAAGCCGGGCAAGCTGACGCCGGAAGAGTACGCCCACATGCGCGACCACGCCAAAAACACCTACGATATTCTGTCGAAGATTCACTTCACACGGGATATGCAGGACCTGCCACTGATAGCCGCCGGCCATCATGAAAACCTCGACGGCAGCGGTTATCCCTTCGGCCTCAAAGGCGACCAAATTCCGCTGGGCGCACGCATCATTGCCGTGGCAGACTTCTTTGATGCCCTGACCCACAAGCGCCACTACCGGGAACCGATGCCGATTGAGGAAGTGCTGGAGCTGATTGACGAAAGTACCGGCACGAAGTTTGACCCGCAGGTGGTGGCGGCGCTCAAGGAATTCGTCCGGCAGGAGTTCATTCCCAACCAGCGCAAGCGCGCTGAAGCCGAAGCCCGCCGGGCACAAATCTCTCAAACGCCGGAGTCCGGGCATGTTACCGGCGACACGACGCTGCCGGTCATGCCACCGGAAACGGTGATGTCACCGGAAACGGTTTCCATGGACCCGGTGCCGCTGTAA
- the mutM gene encoding bifunctional DNA-formamidopyrimidine glycosylase/DNA-(apurinic or apyrimidinic site) lyase, whose product MPELPEVEGVARELQQRLQQRRVIGVRIYRPRLVAPQSVATVVAGMQGAVFTEVGRRGKHLLLHLDNAHTLLVHLRMAGRFLYLAPDAPLPKFTHAVFDLDNDRRLVFQDQRHFAIMRLAPTAALFQLEELRHLAPEPLGPDFTLDYLQRTLAGTRRPIKEVLLDQTRVAGLGNIYAAEVLFAVGLHPLTPANLVSKSKVKDLWKTIRVLLEAAIEAGTTLDVNPENITGQYFGAAFAEALLVYDREGEPCIRCETPIARIRQGQRSTYFCPRCQRPRAGMGRQTAK is encoded by the coding sequence ATGCCGGAGCTTCCTGAAGTCGAAGGCGTCGCGCGTGAGTTGCAGCAGCGCCTTCAACAGCGGCGGGTCATTGGCGTCCGCATTTACCGTCCGCGCCTCGTTGCGCCACAGTCTGTCGCCACGGTCGTCGCAGGGATGCAGGGGGCCGTGTTTACCGAAGTCGGGCGGCGCGGCAAGCACCTGCTGCTACACCTGGACAATGCCCATACCCTGCTCGTTCACCTGCGGATGGCCGGCCGGTTTCTGTATCTGGCACCTGACGCCCCACTGCCAAAGTTCACCCACGCCGTCTTTGACCTCGACAACGACCGTCGCCTGGTGTTTCAGGACCAGCGGCACTTCGCCATCATGCGGCTGGCACCCACGGCCGCATTGTTCCAGCTTGAGGAACTGCGCCATCTCGCGCCCGAACCGCTGGGGCCGGATTTCACCCTGGACTACCTGCAGCGCACGCTGGCCGGCACGCGGCGTCCCATCAAGGAAGTCCTGCTCGACCAGACGCGCGTAGCCGGGTTGGGAAATATCTACGCAGCGGAAGTCCTCTTTGCCGTCGGTCTCCATCCCCTCACCCCGGCCAATCTGGTATCCAAATCCAAGGTCAAAGACCTGTGGAAGACCATCCGCGTCCTGCTGGAGGCCGCCATCGAAGCCGGCACGACCCTTGACGTGAACCCGGAAAACATCACCGGGCAGTATTTTGGCGCGGCTTTTGCCGAGGCTTTGCTCGTGTATGACCGGGAAGGCGAACCCTGCATCCGCTGTGAAACTCCCATTGCCCGGATTCGCCAGGGGCAACGCTCGACCTACTTCTGCCCCAGGTGTCAGCGCCCACGTGCCGGAATGGGACGACAAACTGCAAAATGA
- the rsfS gene encoding ribosome silencing factor translates to MTNDTAPRLPVRKLAVPAETTPPKVEDRRVWQVIHALQEKKVVAPVILDIGRLTSIADYFIIATGTSSRHVQALADEVERQLGLLKTYPRHIEGYADGQWVLMDYGDFIVHVFTPEQRDFYGLERLWSDAGKLVLQEGESLPVM, encoded by the coding sequence ATGACGAACGACACTGCTCCACGTCTCCCCGTACGTAAACTGGCCGTCCCCGCCGAAACCACACCGCCCAAGGTCGAAGACCGGCGGGTGTGGCAGGTGATTCATGCCTTGCAGGAAAAGAAGGTCGTCGCGCCGGTGATTCTGGACATTGGTCGGCTGACCTCAATTGCCGATTACTTCATCATTGCCACGGGCACCTCTTCGCGCCACGTGCAGGCGCTGGCCGATGAGGTGGAACGCCAACTGGGGCTGCTCAAAACCTATCCCCGCCACATCGAAGGCTATGCCGATGGGCAGTGGGTGCTGATGGACTACGGTGATTTCATCGTCCACGTCTTCACGCCGGAGCAGCGCGACTTTTACGGCCTCGAGCGCCTGTGGAGCGACGCCGGGAAACTGGTTCTTCAGGAAGGTGAATCGCTGCCGGTGATGTGA